The genomic segment GCTAAATGTGTCCTGATCTACCGGACTCTCCCGCTTCTTGCGCATGTAGTCAATCAAAGCATTATGCGCAATTCGGAAAATCCAGGCACCAAAAGGATGGCGGCCATCGTACTGTTCAAGCTTGGAGTATACCTTAATAAACACAGTCGTTGTCAGGTCTTCCACATCCCAGATGTTTTTTACCCGGTAGCGGAAATAGCGATATATTTTAGCGGAGTAATCTTCATAAATTTGTTGGTGACTTAATTTTGGATACATGATTGCTGTAGTCATAATCGATCTCCCGTTTCGTGAACCGTCTGATTGATTTCATTGTACGGTCGAAACGAAGCAGGAACCATCGAGTTATATTTCAGGAAGCTTACACTTTTGTAAGGTACTTATGGGCTCGTTGTAAGCTCGCACAAGTAGATACGGAAGAGGTTTCATTTCGGTTACAACTTTCGAAAGAAATTTTTAAGAATTTCTTAAGGAGTATTTTAAGTTGTCTTCAATACCGTTGTGGTGGGGGGAGAAGTCCTGCCTCAAGTAGACTGACCATTTACTTTCGCATCCGTTAGCTCAGTTATCAATGATATTCATATCCTTTTGCCATTGAAAAGATATGGGTATCAGTTAGTTCTCCTGAGTCATTTAGGTTAACATTGCGTAAAGTACCCTCCAACGTAAAACCTGCCTTCTTAGCTACAGCTATACTTGCGTTATTCCGTGTATCACAGCGAATCTCAAGACGGTTAGCTTCCAACTCAGAAATAGCAAAGGCAACGATACCTTTTACTGCCTCTGTCATTAGACCCTCACCAGTACGCGATGTGCGCAGCCAATATCCAATTTCAAATTTGCGTACATACCAATCAAAGCGATGGAGCCCACTACTGCCCACAAATTGCCCTGTATTCTTTTCAAATATATGTAGCACTAAATCTGTGCGCTCTAGAAAATTGAGCCTGGCCTTACGCACGTAGGCTTCTGAATCGTCAATAGATGGGAGGTTTTTTACAAACGGAAGCCAGGGGCGCATCTCATTTACACTCTCACGTATGGCTTCATTTACAAATTGACCATCACCCCATTGCGGTGCTCTAATCAATAATCGCTGAGTTTCAAAATGTTCCGGAAAAGAGAGAAGTAGTGGATTCATATTAGTCCTCCTTCTATAGGAATGAGTTTCCAATAATAGTAGCCGCTTGACCGCTCATTGACAATCTTGAACTCACTTTCAGGGTTCTTAAAAAGCTGCGCAGGAGAAGCGCATTTCCAGTCCAAGCGCCTCTGGAGCCCACCCCAGCGTAGGAATAAATGGCGGGGAATTTCAGCTTCACTTATGAAATCCTTCATTGAAACTTCTACGTTTGAAGCGCTCCCGCCATTTATTCCGAAGCGGACAGTCAATCCCCCAGCAGGGTGTAGGCCGAAGCGTAGACTGGAAATGCGCTTCTCCCCACACTAAGGCTACTTTAATAAAAAAATGCCCCCGAAAAATTCGAGGGCACTTGCCATTACACTAAACCAAGACGTTGGAAAATCGTATCCACATGCTTCAGGTGGTAACGGTAGTCAAAGCACTCATCCAGCTCTTCCTTGGACAGTGTAGAGCTGACCGTTGCATCCTCCTCGACGATTGCACGGAAGGAGCGTTGCTCTTCCCACGCCTGCATCGCACGAGGCTGTACCGTGTCATAAGCTTGCTCGCGGCTCATGCCTTTTTCGATCAGCTTGAGCATGACTTGCTGCGAGTAGATCAATCCAAAGGTACGATCCATATTGCGCTTCATGTTCTCAGGGAACACCGTCAAGTTTTTCACGATGTTCATGAAACGGCGCAGCATGTAGTTCAATGCTTGCGTCGCATCTGGCAAAATCACGCGCTCCGCAGAGGAGTGGGAAATATCCCGCTCATGCCAGAGGGAAACATTTTCATAGGAAGTGAGCATGTGACCGCGGATGACACGAGCCAGTCCGCAAATATTTTCACTGCCGATCGGGTTGCGCTTGTGTGGCATTGCAGAAGAACCTTTTTGTCCTTTGGCAAATGCTTCTTCCACCTCGCGCATTTCGCTCTTTTGCAGACCGCGAATTTCTGTTGCGAATTTTTCCAAAGACGTTGCGATCAGTGCCAATGTCGCCATGTACTCGGCGTGGCGATCACGCTGCAGGGTTTGGGTAGAGATAGGTGCTGCCGACAGCCCCAGCTTCTCGCACACGTACGCTTCCACGAACGGATCGATGTTTGCGTATGTTCCAACTGCGCCAGAGATTTTGCCGTATGCCACTTCTTTTTTCGCAGCCTGAAAACGCGCCAGGTTACGCTTCATTTCTTCATGCCACAGGGCCAGCTTCAAGCCAAAAGTCGTAGGCTCCGCATGTACGCCATGCGTTCTGCCCATGCAAACCGTATCCTTGTGCTCACGAGCTTTGTCGGCCAAAATCTCGATGAAGTCTTGAATATCCTTCTCCAAAATTTCGTTCGCCTGACGCAGCAGGTAAGACAGAGCAGTATCCACCACATCGGTAGAAGTCAGTCCGTAATGCACCCACTTCTTTTCCTCGCCCAAGGTTTCCGATACCGCACGGGTAAACGCCACCACATCATGGCGTGTCTCTTCTTCGATCTCATAGATTCTGTTAATGTCAAAAGTAGCTTTATCCCACAGCTTTTTCACGTCTTCCTCAGGAATGACGCCCAGCTTGGACCATGCTTCACACGCGAGAATTTCTACTTCCAGCCACGCTTTGAATTTGTTTTCTTCCGTCCAAATGGCACGCATTTCCGGTCGGGAATAACGTTCGATCATGATAATACCTCCGATGTATTCGTCCAGATTTTCAGCTCATCGATCAGGGTGAGCGCTTCTTCTACAGTAGGGGCGAGCACATTGATATGCCCCATTTTTCGCTTGGCCTTGCTCTCTGCTTTTCCGTACAAATGGAGCTTGGCTGTGCGCGGCAGCTTGTCGATCTGATCGATGACAGGCTGTAGATGCTCTCCCAAAATATTAACCATCACGACGCTCGAGAGCAACTCTGTAGATCCCAAAGGCAGATTGCAAACTGCCCGAACATGCTGCTCAAACTGCGAGGTCACACATGCATCCATGGTAAAATGCCCGGAGTTATGCGGTCGAGGCGCCAATTCATTGACATACAGCTGACCATCTTCGGTCAAAAACAGCTCAACTGCAATGAGTCCGACCACATCCAGCTTTTCTACAATCGTGCGGGCAATTTCTTCCGCGCGGGCTGCTACTTCAGCCGAAATACGAGCTGGAACAATGCTCAGGTGCAGGATGTTTTCCTGATGAATATTTTCTGACACAGGAAAAACAGCCAATTCTCCCGCAGGATTGCGTGCAGCAATCACAGACAACTCCATTTGGAATGGTACAAATTGTTCCACGATCAGCTCTGTACCTGCTTTGGATAACGTTTCATACGCCTCCGCCAGCTCAGCCTCGCTTCTCAATACCCATTGCCCTTTGCCGTCATAGCCACCGGTTGCGGTCTTCATAACAGCAGGCAGTCCCAGTTCACGCACGGCGTTCTGCAAATCCTCCAAGCTATTCACGACACAAAACGGAGCAACAGGAATGCCGATCTCGCGAATAGCAGTCTTTTCCCGAATCCGATTTTGGGTGATACGCAAAAGACGGCTCCCCTGCGGTACATAAGCGCGGCTCTCCAACACTTCAGCCACCTGTGCATCGACATTTTCAAATTCATAAGAGATGACATCACTGACCGAGGCAAGCTGCATCGCTGCTTCTACATCATCGTAGCTGGCAACAATTTGCCGATCTGCCGTTTGGCCGCATGGTGCGTCTGCCGTCGGGTCCATTGTGACAAAGCGGTAGCCCATAGCTCGTCCCGCAAGAGCAATCATCCGTCCAAGCTGTCCTCCGCCGAGTATTCCTAAGGTCGATCCTGGTTTGATTTGCTTACGGTCTTTGGTTGTCATTCGAGTTCACTAGCCTCCAGCACCTTATTGCGTACATCATCACGTCTTTGCACGAACCGCTCTTGTACGTCTGGATATTTGATCCCTAAAATTTGCGCAGCCAATAACCCTGCATTGATAGCTCCAGCTTTTCCGATCGCAACTGTCGCCACAGGTACGCCCCCTGGCATTTGCACAATCGACAAAAGCGAGTCGAGACCATTCAAGTTGGATGATTTCACCGGTACACCAATGACAGGCAGCTCTGTCTTAGCAGCTACCATTCCTGGCAAATGCGCCGCCCCGCCCGCACCCGCAATAATGACTTCCAAGCCGCGGCTTTTAGCGGTCTCGGCATACGTAAACATCAAGTCTGGCGTTCTGTGTGCAGACACGACCTTCTTTTCGTACGGTACCTGCAATTCGTCCAAGATTGCGCAAGCTTCCTTCATTGTTTCCCAGTCTGACGTACTGCCCATAATGACTCCTACCAAAGGCTGTAGCATGAACCATTCGCCCCCTACGTTTTGTAACATCAGAAGAAAACCCAACCGACTAACGGCTTTTCGCCGCTCTCATCGCCTGGGCTATTCGAACTCGTTTTCAATCAACATATTCAGTGTAGCAGGGAGAAAGTTTGCCTGTCAACCTCGTTTCCGAACATTTAAAAATGATAGTTCAAAAATTATTCGTGTTTACCTTTTTCTACCCAATTGTTTGCCGCTTCTGCTTTCTCTAACTCGACCTGAAGCCAATAATCCAGAAAGGGAGTGGCATCAGCCCCGGCCGCTGCAGTCAACAGCTCTGTGACTTTCTCCCCATTTGCCTGCTTGTATTGATGATCTCGTACATATTGACGCAACACCTGATGCAGTCGTTCAACTCCCCATTCCTCTTTCAAGTTCCACCACATGGCACCCGCTCGCCCATAGACGAGGTCATTGTAGCTCCTCCAATCTGGAAAAGCCGCCACAGACGATTTCGCAGTGACTCCTTGGCTCGCATATCCTTCCGCTGCACGTGCTTGACCTAGCCGCATTTGAATATACGCTTGTGAACGTGCAGGGGACTTTTGCTGCAAAAATACCATCGTTGCATAATCCGTCAGTCCCTCATCCACCCAAGCCTCTCGCACCTCGTCGTTTCCGACCAACCCGTAAAACCACTGATGTGCCGTTTCATGCGCTACGACCGCTTCCCCTATGGCATCGCTGCGGTCAAAATACTCCTGGGCAATAAAAACGAGGCTCGGGTATTCCATTCCGCCAAAAAAGCCGCCTGTTTTGACAACATCGTATTCCTTATACGGATACACGCCGAACTGTTTTCCGTAATAGTCGAGAGACTCCCTGGCAGTCTCATGTATACGTTCTACGTTTTGCGGGTCATCACTTTTCTGCACCCACGTACGTACGATGGTTTCCCCGACCTTGCCAGATATGGGCTGGTACGTATCGTCCATGACGACAAGGGCAAAATCCCGAACGTTCCATGCGTCCACCTCATAGATTTTTAGCCGTTGTGGTCTCGTCTCGGTAATGACAGCCACGCTCTCCAATCCACTCGTAGCAAGCTGGTATCCCTCTGGTAACTGCACACGCAAGTGATAATTCGCCACATCTGAGTAAAATGGATCGCCAATCGCGGAATAAGGATCGAGCCGCCAGCCCCCTGCGTCCTTGACCGCCAAGATCGGCAGCCAGTTGCCCAGCCACATCGCATGATCATGGTAAGACATTCGCCCGTTGTTAAAAGGGACCTCGAGCTGAAATTTCATATCCACCACCATCTCAGCAGACGATGTTCTGGCAGGAAGGGGCACTTGTAAAAGCGCATTGGTCTTTCCTGCATACTGTACACCGACACTTTTTCCGTTAACCCGTACTTCGTTTATCTTGATACCACCAGGCTCACGCTGTTTGCCCAGCACAACCTCCCAGTTTTCACTACTGAGAGCAGCGTTTGCAGAAAAAGCATTAGGATATAAATGAAAATAAGCTTGGTCATCTTGTGGGACAAAACGAGCCGTCAGCATGCCTTTCACCACGTGCTTATTCATATCGATTTGTACGTCGGCCTTGTAAGTGACTGCAGCGTGCCTGTGATCAATCGGCACAATCTCCTGAGCATCTGAGCCAGCCTGCCCTGTCCAAGGACGGACGGTCAAGAATACAGTCAAAACGACTCCTACTGCCACGATGACCCCCCAATGCTTCCGCCACATCGTGATCCCCTGCTTTCGATTACTTCTTCTGATGCTTGAGACGTTGGCGCTCCAGCCAAGCTGCTGCCTGTTCCTGCTGGGACATGTCTACTTTCAACCAATAATCCAAGAAAGCGCTCGCATCTTCTCCTGCCATCTCAGATAGAAAAGCTTCCCATTCCTTTCCAGTCACAACCTGATAACGGTACATCTCGACATACTGCTTCAAAACATCATGTACCCTTTCTTCCCCCCACGCTCCCTGCAATAGCCACAGCATCGAGGACGGACGGGAATAAACAAGATCGCTATAGCTCTGATTATCAGGAAATGCAGACAGTGCTTGCCAAGGACGCTGTTCCTCTGCCACGTAATACTGAACAGAGGTGCCTTGCTCCAGCCGTCTGCGCACTCGTTCTGCTCCCATCAGCGGGTCTTGCTGAGATAAATACGAGAGCGTCACGTACTCCGTGAATCCCTCATCCAGCCATGCTTCCTTTACCTGATTATTTCCGAGCAAGCCGTAAAACCACTGGTGTGCCGTCTCATGGACAACCGTGACGATACCTGTTTCTTCCCCGGAAAAGAAATGACGTCCGTCGAGAAAGACTAATGCCGGATACTCCATCCCGTTAATCGCGCCACCAGTCCTTACCACATCGTATTCGGGATATGGATAGGCACCCAATTGATGATGAAAATAGGCGAGAGACTTCGCTGCTGCTTCATGAATCTGCTCAGCAGTTGCCGGATCATCTGTTTTCCGCCACCATGTTCGAACGACTGTTTCGCCCACCTTCGTTTCTATTCGTTGATAGGAGGCATCCATAACGACAAGGGCAAAATCCCTCACGTTTTCTGCGCCGAGCTGTATCGTCTTTTCTCCCTCACGAGCAGAAACCTGCTTTGCAGTCCTGTCTGACGCTGTGCTCGCCAGTTGATAGTCTGTTGGCAGCGTCACGTTCACCTCATAATCTGCGTTCTCACTGTAAAATGGATCACCGACAGGCTCGTACGGATCGAGATGCCAGCCTTCCTTGTCGTACACCGCAAGAACCGGGAGCCAGTTCCCCAGCCAAATCGATTGGTCATCGTAGGACATCCTGCCGTCGTTTTGCGGAAGAGTCATCTCGAACTCCATCATAATCTTTCGTGGGCCCGGCTCTCCTTCTAGAGGCACTTCGAGTATGTTCAGGTCCTTCGTCTTTTTGCCGACGACAGTGACACCATCGACCAAGAGCTTTTTATTAGTGTATGTGCCAAGCATAGGGCCATTGCCTAAAAGTTCCTCCCATAGCATGCCTTGATGCTCTTCAGTAAATACATTCGGGTAAAGATGGAGATAGGCACGAGCAGGGTCTTTTGGCCAAAAGGTAATCGTTACGGTTCCTGCTACTTCTTTCTTGATTGGATCAATTCGCACATCAGCCTGATAGAGCGGTTTACGCGTAAGCGCATTACCCTCCTCAGCATATACAGGCAACATCCACGTCAAAAACAATAAGCTACAACCGACCATTAAGACCCATTTCTTCACGCCATCTCCCCCTTTTCTCTACTGTACAAAAAATGGAAGAAAAAGACTATCTTTCCTCTTTACCCTGATAGCTTGTCGGACAGCCACTTTTCAATCAACTCCAAAGGAACAGGCTGTTCTGTTCCCTCTCGCATATCTCGGACGACGACCTGCCCACTGTTCACTTCGTTTTCCCCATAGATTAAGGCAAAGGCAAAGCCTTCTTTGTTTGCATAATCGAGTGCTTTTTTCAGTCGTCTACCTGTCAGCTCCAGCTCGACTCTGATGCCGCTCTCGCGCAATCGATTGGCCAGACCAAGACTGAGTGCTTCTGTCCCGAGAGGAATGACGAGGACATCGGCAGCTTTCTGCTCTTGTGTGTTGCGATTTGCCAACGCGGCAAGAATGACATCCAACCCAAACGAAATCCCTACAGCGGGATACTCTCTTCCATCTTCCAAAAGCCGACCGATAATCTGATCATAACGTCCCCCACTGCCGATACTGGACGTAATACTTCCATCCTGCAAAAAGATCTCATACACAATCCCCGTGTAGATCCCTAAACCTCTTGCCAAAAACGGCGAGAAACGAAGCTCTCCACCCACACCCGCTCCTTTTACATAGGCAAGCATATCGCGCAGCTCCCGAATCCCTTCCTGAACTAGCTGGGTTGTAAAGCGCTCTGCCAACAGATCCAGGTTAATCACACCTTCTTGCAGGAAAGACGTTATCGCGAAAACGAGTGGCTCCTCGACGTTTCGCTCCCGCAAGTCATCACGCACTCCGTCCACGCCGATTTTCTCGAGCTTATCCAGCGACAGCATGACATCCCCGGCCCTCTCACCGGGAACTCCCAGCTCCTGAAGCACCCCAGACAACAGCTTGCGGTTGTTGACCTCAATGTACACGTCGAGCCCCAGCCGCTTGAATGCCTCAAACGCCATACTGAGCAATTCTGCTTCAGCCAGCACCGATGTCGTTCCCACGATATCAACATCGCATTGAATAAATTCACGCAATCGCCCGGTTTTTACTGGACCGTCCCGAAATACTTTTCCGATCTCATACCGCTTGAACGGCATCCGCATCTCCGGATTCATGCCCACTACCTTCGTCAACGGTACGGTCAAATCGTAGCGCAGCCCAAGCTCTCTATCTCCTTGATCGCTCAAGCGATACACTTCCTTCAAGATTTCATCCCCGCCGCCGTACTTGGATGCCAGCAATTCGTAGTGCTGCAGCATAGGGGTCTCCAATGGTTTGCAGCCGTATGTCTCGAATACAGCTTCGAGCGTCCGGCGTATCCAGTTTCGTTGCATTTGCTCCTGCGGCATGAAATCTTTTGTGCCTTTTACCGTTTTTAATACTTCGTTTTCCATGAGTAACACCCTTTCTTTTTTCAGATGAAGAAAACCAAAAAAGCCATGCAAGGCAACTTCCTGCCCGCATGGCTTCCTAAATACACCACCGCAGGCACGAAGCACAAGAAGCGCTTGCACCTGCGGAAAAATTTCCGGAGATACAAACGCTCTACGTGTGGTGATGCTGCCCTTGGAACATGTTTAGACCTGTCATTTTCATCGGTCCATCCTTCCGTGAAAAAGATTTTTCCTATCATAGCGCAAAAAAAACTCCCCGTCCAGTAGACGAAGAGCTTGATTCCCAAAAAATTCTATTCGCGCAACCAGATGAAGTACGCCAGGAAGACGAAGAACAGCACATACATCGCCGGATGTACTTCGCGAGCCTTGCCCTTCATTACCTTCATCACCGGATAAACGATGAAGCCCGTCGCAATCCCTGTTGCAATACTGTAAGTCAATGGCATCAACAAAATCGTCAGGAATGCAGGGAACGCTTCATCCAGGTCATCCCAAGCCACTTTTGCAATGTGAGATGCCATCAGAACACCGACGATAATGAGCGCTGGTGCTGTAACCGCTGGTGTCACAATTGCGAGAATCGGCGAGAAGAACAACGCAAGAAGGAACATGATCCCTGTGACCACTGCCGTAAATCCGGAGCGTCCACCTGCCGCTACCCCTGCTGTCGACTCAACATAAGCTGTAGTGGTAGATGTACCGAGTACGGCACCTGCCATACCTGCAATCGCATCGGAAGCGAGTGCTTTTCCTGGACGTGGCAAGTTGCCGTCTTCGCGGAGCAATCCAGCTTGGTTTGCTACACCCAAGAGCGTACCCGTCGCATCGAAAAAGTCTACAAACAAGAACGTCAAAACAACAATCAGCATATTCACGGTGAACAATGCGGATGGATCACCGAGATATTGGAACGCAGCACCGAATGTAGGAGCAAGGCTCGGTGGTGCAGAAACGACTTGCTCAGGCAGATTCACCAGTCCGAAAATCATCCCGGTAATCGCCGTAATCAACATTCCGATAAAGATACCCGCATTGAATTTGCGAGAAAGCAGAATGACCGTCACGATCAGACCAAACACAGCGAGCAATGCATTTTTCGCTGCCAAAATTTCTTCCGGCTTCATGCCCTCGTGATAGAAGGTCAGATGTCCCAGTGCTACGAAGGTGGCATCATTTGCTACGATGATACCCGCGTTTTTCAAACCGATAAACGCGATAAAAAGACCAATCCCTGCCGAAACTGCGTACTTTAAGCTTTGTGGAATCGCTTTGATGATCGCTTCACGAACACCAGTCAGGGACAGAATCAAAAAGATCGTACAAGAAAGGAATACGCCAGCCAAAGCCTGTTGCCAAGGAATTTGCATCGTCAGAACGACGGTATAAGTGAAAAATGCGTTCAATCCCATCCCCGGAGCTTGTCCGATCGGCAAACGTCCGAGAATACCCATTAACAGTGTACCGAGAGCAGCAGCCAAAGCCGTTGCGGTAAAGACAGCCCCAAATTCAGGATAGTTCGCTTTCAAATCTGGCGGCAGATCAGCACCACTGAGAATGAATGGATTGACAGCCAAGATATATGCCATTGCCAAAAAAGTAGTGATACCCGCGATGATTTCGCGACGGTAATTGGTGCCTAGCTTGTCAAACTCGAAATAGTTCCGCACCTATAAGTCCCCCCATACTAATCTTGTTGCCAAAAACAGTCTAACTGTTTTTTGCCGACCGTAAACGGTCACATCTTATTTAATGAAAAACGTCGAGACGTTTTTCACAAAAAAAGGCCCGGACGCTCTTATCATGCGCCTGGCCTTCAAACAAAACACTCCGGGAATAATTCCAAATATAATAACAAAATCAGATCCCGATGACATTTTGTTCGTAGCCAGGTCGTTAACGGCGACCATGTAGAAACTCTCGAGCCATATTCTCAAGAATATACGAACCTTCCTATATTACCTACTCACATTGAGAAGTGTATCAGGTGACTTAGGGAATGTCAACGAAAATACGAACGTTCATTTTTGGAAAGAGTTTAATATCCGGATATTATCTATCTCTGTCCTTTTATCTGAGAGTTTGCATTTGAACTCTCCCTCTATGAGTAAGCTCTTGGAATGGCATGGTTCGCTCTTTGCACTGTATGAAAGAAAGCCTGTGTTATAATTCATAACTAGATGGAGGAAATGGATGGAAGTTCATAGATTCCTCAGCAATCTCTTTTAGGGTGATCCAAAATGAACTTTATGGATGCTTGGGAACAAATAATAGCGGAGCAGGAACGAGAACGTGACCGGCTTCGAGTCAATCAAATCACCGTACGGGTCGATGATAAGAAAAAGAGCAAACGCAACGTTCATCAAAAGGAAAAGTTCATCGAATATGGCTTTGTAGAACGTGATTTGTATGATGAGAAATTATTTGGGAGGTTTGAACTCTATTTCGCAGATCGCGACACTCTTCTCCAGCAAGATCGGTTTGGAGATGAAATGGCTTTTGGCGAGCTTGCAGATGAACATGCAGTTGCAACGGCAATCTTCTCCTATTTAGCGGAGCACTATTCTCAGTTTTTGGAGGAATCTCCCTTCGCTATCAGCTATAACCCTATTGCAGAAGCTTGGATTATCGAAGGAACTCTTCCTCCGGGATGGCTTGGCGGGGTCATTTATATTGCTCTTGCAAAAGAAAATGGCAAGCTTCTCATGATGTATGGAACGAGATAGTTCTTGGTCATAAAAAAACTCTCTTTTATTCGCTAATCACGCAAATAAAAGAGAGTCATTTTTTGCTCCTATTCCCACTCAATGGTTGCTGGTGGTTTGGACGTTACATCATACACAATGCGGTTTACATTGTCTACTTCATTCACGATACGCACAGAGATTTTCTCCAATACGTCCCACGGAATGCGCGCCCAGTCAGCGGTCATACCATCAATGGACGTTACCGCACGAATCCCTACTGTGTAAGAATACGTACGAACATCTCCCATTACACCTACGGTCGTCATGTT from the Brevibacillus brevis genome contains:
- a CDS encoding sigma-70 family RNA polymerase sigma factor, which encodes MTTAIMYPKLSHQQIYEDYSAKIYRYFRYRVKNIWDVEDLTTTVFIKVYSKLEQYDGRHPFGAWIFRIAHNALIDYMRKKRESPVDQDTFSNMVATDKLPEECLLNQETTEGLWDKVHTLTKDQRNVIALRYLGDLRMNEIAEILGKTEASVKILHFRGIKKLQQLMEAQA
- a CDS encoding GNAT family N-acetyltransferase, with amino-acid sequence MNPLLLSFPEHFETQRLLIRAPQWGDGQFVNEAIRESVNEMRPWLPFVKNLPSIDDSEAYVRKARLNFLERTDLVLHIFEKNTGQFVGSSGLHRFDWYVRKFEIGYWLRTSRTGEGLMTEAVKGIVAFAISELEANRLEIRCDTRNNASIAVAKKAGFTLEGTLRNVNLNDSGELTDTHIFSMAKGYEYH
- the purB gene encoding adenylosuccinate lyase, whose translation is MIERYSRPEMRAIWTEENKFKAWLEVEILACEAWSKLGVIPEEDVKKLWDKATFDINRIYEIEEETRHDVVAFTRAVSETLGEEKKWVHYGLTSTDVVDTALSYLLRQANEILEKDIQDFIEILADKAREHKDTVCMGRTHGVHAEPTTFGLKLALWHEEMKRNLARFQAAKKEVAYGKISGAVGTYANIDPFVEAYVCEKLGLSAAPISTQTLQRDRHAEYMATLALIATSLEKFATEIRGLQKSEMREVEEAFAKGQKGSSAMPHKRNPIGSENICGLARVIRGHMLTSYENVSLWHERDISHSSAERVILPDATQALNYMLRRFMNIVKNLTVFPENMKRNMDRTFGLIYSQQVMLKLIEKGMSREQAYDTVQPRAMQAWEEQRSFRAIVEEDATVSSTLSKEELDECFDYRYHLKHVDTIFQRLGLV
- the purK gene encoding 5-(carboxyamino)imidazole ribonucleotide synthase, yielding MTTKDRKQIKPGSTLGILGGGQLGRMIALAGRAMGYRFVTMDPTADAPCGQTADRQIVASYDDVEAAMQLASVSDVISYEFENVDAQVAEVLESRAYVPQGSRLLRITQNRIREKTAIREIGIPVAPFCVVNSLEDLQNAVRELGLPAVMKTATGGYDGKGQWVLRSEAELAEAYETLSKAGTELIVEQFVPFQMELSVIAARNPAGELAVFPVSENIHQENILHLSIVPARISAEVAARAEEIARTIVEKLDVVGLIAVELFLTEDGQLYVNELAPRPHNSGHFTMDACVTSQFEQHVRAVCNLPLGSTELLSSVVMVNILGEHLQPVIDQIDKLPRTAKLHLYGKAESKAKRKMGHINVLAPTVEEALTLIDELKIWTNTSEVLS
- the purE gene encoding 5-(carboxyamino)imidazole ribonucleotide mutase, which produces MLQPLVGVIMGSTSDWETMKEACAILDELQVPYEKKVVSAHRTPDLMFTYAETAKSRGLEVIIAGAGGAAHLPGMVAAKTELPVIGVPVKSSNLNGLDSLLSIVQMPGGVPVATVAIGKAGAINAGLLAAQILGIKYPDVQERFVQRRDDVRNKVLEASELE
- a CDS encoding M1 family metallopeptidase: MWRKHWGVIVAVGVVLTVFLTVRPWTGQAGSDAQEIVPIDHRHAAVTYKADVQIDMNKHVVKGMLTARFVPQDDQAYFHLYPNAFSANAALSSENWEVVLGKQREPGGIKINEVRVNGKSVGVQYAGKTNALLQVPLPARTSSAEMVVDMKFQLEVPFNNGRMSYHDHAMWLGNWLPILAVKDAGGWRLDPYSAIGDPFYSDVANYHLRVQLPEGYQLATSGLESVAVITETRPQRLKIYEVDAWNVRDFALVVMDDTYQPISGKVGETIVRTWVQKSDDPQNVERIHETARESLDYYGKQFGVYPYKEYDVVKTGGFFGGMEYPSLVFIAQEYFDRSDAIGEAVVAHETAHQWFYGLVGNDEVREAWVDEGLTDYATMVFLQQKSPARSQAYIQMRLGQARAAEGYASQGVTAKSSVAAFPDWRSYNDLVYGRAGAMWWNLKEEWGVERLHQVLRQYVRDHQYKQANGEKVTELLTAAAGADATPFLDYWLQVELEKAEAANNWVEKGKHE
- a CDS encoding M1 family metallopeptidase, with protein sequence MKKWVLMVGCSLLFLTWMLPVYAEEGNALTRKPLYQADVRIDPIKKEVAGTVTITFWPKDPARAYLHLYPNVFTEEHQGMLWEELLGNGPMLGTYTNKKLLVDGVTVVGKKTKDLNILEVPLEGEPGPRKIMMEFEMTLPQNDGRMSYDDQSIWLGNWLPVLAVYDKEGWHLDPYEPVGDPFYSENADYEVNVTLPTDYQLASTASDRTAKQVSAREGEKTIQLGAENVRDFALVVMDASYQRIETKVGETVVRTWWRKTDDPATAEQIHEAAAKSLAYFHHQLGAYPYPEYDVVRTGGAINGMEYPALVFLDGRHFFSGEETGIVTVVHETAHQWFYGLLGNNQVKEAWLDEGFTEYVTLSYLSQQDPLMGAERVRRRLEQGTSVQYYVAEEQRPWQALSAFPDNQSYSDLVYSRPSSMLWLLQGAWGEERVHDVLKQYVEMYRYQVVTGKEWEAFLSEMAGEDASAFLDYWLKVDMSQQEQAAAWLERQRLKHQKK
- a CDS encoding histidine--tRNA ligase is translated as MENEVLKTVKGTKDFMPQEQMQRNWIRRTLEAVFETYGCKPLETPMLQHYELLASKYGGGDEILKEVYRLSDQGDRELGLRYDLTVPLTKVVGMNPEMRMPFKRYEIGKVFRDGPVKTGRLREFIQCDVDIVGTTSVLAEAELLSMAFEAFKRLGLDVYIEVNNRKLLSGVLQELGVPGERAGDVMLSLDKLEKIGVDGVRDDLRERNVEEPLVFAITSFLQEGVINLDLLAERFTTQLVQEGIRELRDMLAYVKGAGVGGELRFSPFLARGLGIYTGIVYEIFLQDGSITSSIGSGGRYDQIIGRLLEDGREYPAVGISFGLDVILAALANRNTQEQKAADVLVIPLGTEALSLGLANRLRESGIRVELELTGRRLKKALDYANKEGFAFALIYGENEVNSGQVVVRDMREGTEQPVPLELIEKWLSDKLSG
- a CDS encoding NCS2 family permease, with translation MRNYFEFDKLGTNYRREIIAGITTFLAMAYILAVNPFILSGADLPPDLKANYPEFGAVFTATALAAALGTLLMGILGRLPIGQAPGMGLNAFFTYTVVLTMQIPWQQALAGVFLSCTIFLILSLTGVREAIIKAIPQSLKYAVSAGIGLFIAFIGLKNAGIIVANDATFVALGHLTFYHEGMKPEEILAAKNALLAVFGLIVTVILLSRKFNAGIFIGMLITAITGMIFGLVNLPEQVVSAPPSLAPTFGAAFQYLGDPSALFTVNMLIVVLTFLFVDFFDATGTLLGVANQAGLLREDGNLPRPGKALASDAIAGMAGAVLGTSTTTAYVESTAGVAAGGRSGFTAVVTGIMFLLALFFSPILAIVTPAVTAPALIIVGVLMASHIAKVAWDDLDEAFPAFLTILLMPLTYSIATGIATGFIVYPVMKVMKGKAREVHPAMYVLFFVFLAYFIWLRE
- a CDS encoding NTF2 fold immunity protein → MNFMDAWEQIIAEQERERDRLRVNQITVRVDDKKKSKRNVHQKEKFIEYGFVERDLYDEKLFGRFELYFADRDTLLQQDRFGDEMAFGELADEHAVATAIFSYLAEHYSQFLEESPFAISYNPIAEAWIIEGTLPPGWLGGVIYIALAKENGKLLMMYGTR